GACGCTGTGGTGGGCATCGATGCGCGCGGCTTCATCTTTGCCGCCGCCGCCGCGCGCCAGCTCGATGCCGCCTTTGTGCCCATCCGCAAAAAAGGCAAACTTCCGCACAAAACCATCGAAGAAAATTTCGAGCTCGAATACGGCGAAGACACCGTGGCCATTCACGAGGATGCCCTTCAACCCGGCGCGCGCGTGCTGCTCCTCGATGACCTTCTCGCCACCGGCGGCACCGCGGCCGCCGCCGCCAGCCTCGTCCAGAAAGTCGGCGCCGAAATCGTCGAGATCGGTTTCCTTATCGAACTCAGCTTCCTCAATGGCCGCGAAAAACTCAATGGTCATCCCATCCACTCCGTCATCACCTATTAAGCGATGACCCGCACCGCAGTCTTCCCGCTGCGTGATTACAATCTCGCCGCCACGCTGACCTCCGGCCAATCCTTTCGCTGGCGCGAAGTGGATGGTGCCTGGGAAAACGTCCTCACTGGCCGTTGGGTACGCTTGGCAATCGATGGCCAAACCCTCACCGCCCGCGTTGCCCGACCTATCGGAGACTGGCAATGGCTGCG
The genomic region above belongs to Limisphaerales bacterium and contains:
- a CDS encoding adenine phosphoribosyltransferase; this translates as MSKVTVGDLEAAIRNVPDFPKPGIQFKDITPVLGNAALFAGSIDLLASHHADSRIDAVVGIDARGFIFAAAAARQLDAAFVPIRKKGKLPHKTIEENFELEYGEDTVAIHEDALQPGARVLLLDDLLATGGTAAAAASLVQKVGAEIVEIGFLIELSFLNGREKLNGHPIHSVITY